ATGATAATTTGATATATAATATCAAATTAACAATTTTAATCACATTACATAAAAAGAAGATTATTTAATAAACTAATTGAATAAAAAAAAGATAGTTTTGAGAATGGCTGGGGTACCTGGATTCGAACCAGGGATGCCGGTATCAAAAACCGGTGCCTTAACCACTTGGCTATACCCCATAAAAAAATTTTAATACATGTATTTTTATATAATATACGGGAGGCGAGATTTGAACTCGCATACCTTACGGCGCCAGAACCTAAATCTGGTGCGTCTACCAATTTCGCCACTCCCGCATTATTAAAAAATGGTAGCTACGACGGGAATCGAACCCATGACCCCAGCGTTATGAGTGCTGTGCTCTGACCAACTGAGCTACGTAGCCTAATAATTTTACATTTTATAATATATATGTTGAATAATCAACAAAATTATTTTAATAAACAAATTAAATAAGAAAAAAATGAATAATAAAAAATACAATAATTTTATTTGTCATATCATTAATCAAGATTTTCATAAAAATAAAAACTTATCTTTTCATACTCGCTTTCCACCAGAACCAAATGGACATCTTCATATTGGTCATGCAAAGTCAATATGTTTAAATTTTGAATTAGCATATTTGTATAAAGGACGGTGTAATCTTCGTTTTGATGATACGAATCCGTCAAAAGAGAATATAAAATATGTTAATTCTATAAAAAATGACATTTCTTGGTTAGGTTATAAATGGCATGGTAATGTGCGTTATTCATCTGAATATTTTTCAATATTATATCAATATGCTAAAGAATTAATTTATAAAGGACTAGCTTATGTAGATCATTTAACAAAAGAAGAAATACGTGAATATAGAGGTACTTTAAATACACCAGGGAAAAATAGTCCTTATAGAAATAGAACAATTGAAGAAAATATACAACTTTTTAAAAAAATGAAAATAGGAAAATATGCTGAAGGAGAGGCTTGTTTACGTGCTAAAATAGATATGCATTCTTCTTTTATTGTTATGCGAGATCCCGTTTTATATCGTATTATTTCTATTAGTCATCATCAAACTCAAAAAAATTGGTGTATATATCCAACATATGATTTTGCTCATTGCTTATCTGATTCTATTGAAAAAATTACTCATTCATTATGTACATTAGAATTTCAAGATAATAAACGTTTATATAATTGGATTTTAAAAAATACTAATGTTTCACATCATCCTAAACAATATGAATTTTCTCGACTTAATTTAGAATTTTCTATTTTATCTAAAAGAAAATTGAAAATATTAATTGACAATAATATAATCCAGGGATGGGATGATCCACGTATACCTACGATTTCTGGTTTGAGAAGAAAAGGATATACACCATCTTCTATTAAAGAATTTTGTCAGAAAATTGGTATTACAAAACAAAATAATTTAATAGAATATTCTTTATTAGAACACTGTATTCGAAAAGAATTAAATCAAACTGCTATACGTACTATGGCTATATTAGAACCAATTAAAATTTTTTTATATAATTTAGATCAAAATCATAAAGAAATTTTTACAGTTCCTAATCATCCTAATAATCCTAATATGGGGACACATGAAGTTATTTTTACTAATATGATATATATTGAACGATCTGATTTTCAGGAAAAATATGACAAAGAATATAAAAGATTAAGAATTGGAGAAGAAATACGTTTAAGATATGCTTATATAATTAAAGCAGAAAAAATAGAAAAAGACGAATATAATAATATTATTAGTATAATATGTTATTGTGATATTAGTACTTTAGGAAAAAGACCAAAAAATAAAAAAAATCCTGCAGTAATACATTGGATTTCAACAAAAAATACGCTAAAAGCAGAATTTAGATTATATAATCAATTGTTTAACATTAAAAATCCAGAACAACAAAAAAATTTTTTATCTTGCATTAATCCTCTATCATTAGTTAAAAAAAATGGTTTTATTGAAAAAACATTAGAACAAAAAATACAAAAATATATTAACAATGATCGTAATCAACTATTTTTTCAATTTGAAAGAATTGGTTATTTTTGTTTAGATTATATAGATTCTAAAAAAAGTTTTTTAATCTTTAATCGTACTGTAAATTTGCGTGATGTATGGAATAGAAAATAAATATAAAAAACATTACTAATGCTTACTATAAGTATATACTTGTAAAGATATATTATAATTAAAAATTTAATAAAATTAAAAAATAAATTTAATACTATTAAAAATTTTTATGTTTAGAAAACATTTTATTACAAATATTTAAATAAAACATTTGCAATTAAACACTTATTCATTTTAACTGATATTTTTACATTTAGCATGACGAAAAATTATATTTTTATTACTGGTGGAGTAGTTTCATCTTTAGGAAAAGGTATTGCAGCAGCTTCATTAGGTGCAATACTAAAAGCACGAAATTTAAACATAACTATTATAAAACTAGATCCATATATTAATATAGATCCAGGTACCATAAGTCCTATTCAACACGGAGAAGTATTTGTTACTGAAGATGGTTCTGAAACGGATTTAGATTTAGGTCATTATGAACGTTTTATTCATACAAAAATGACATATTTAAATAATTTTACTACAGGAGGGGTTTATGATCAAGTATTAAAAAAAGAAAGACGAGGTGATTATTTAGGTGCTACGATTCAAGTTATACCTCATATTACTAATGCTATTAAAGAAAGAATTATTTTATGTTCAAAACATCATCAAATAACTCTTGTAGAAATAGGTGGCACAGTAGGAGATATTGAATCTTTACCATTCTTAGAAGCTATTAGACAAATGGCTGTTGATATTGGACGTAAAAACATTATATATATACATTTAACACTCGTTCCTTATATTACTACAGCAGGAGAAATAAAAACAAAACCTACTCAACATTCAGTAAAACAATTACTTTCAATAGGAATACAACCAGATATTTTAATTTGTCGTTCTGAAAGAATTATACCTCATAATGAAAGAAAAAAAATTGCATTATTTTGTAATGTACCTGTCAATGCAGTGATATCTTTAAGAGACGTAAGTTCTATTTATAAAATTCCGAAATTACTAAAAAATCAAAAATTAGATGATTATATTTGTGAATATTTTCAACTAAATGTTCCTGAAGCAAATTTAAAAAAATGGGAACAAGTAATTTATGCAGAAAAAAATTATAAAAAAACTATCATTATTGGAATTATTGGTAAATATGTTAAATTACCTGATGCTTATAAATCTGTAATAGAAGCTCTAAAACATGCTGGTTTTAAAAATCAAATTAAAGTAAATATAACATTAATTAGTGCTAATGAAATAGAATGTACAAATACTAAGTTATTAAAAAACCTTAATGGTATTTTAATACCTGGAGGTTTCGGTGATCGGGGTATTAAAGGGAAATTATTATCTATAAAATATGCAAGAGAAAATAATATTCCATATTTTGGTATTTGTTTAGGTATGCAAATAGCAATTATTGAATTTGCACAAAATGTTATTGGAATTAAAGAAGCTAATTCAACAGAATTTGATCCTCAATGTAAATATCCAGTTATTGATTTAATAAAAAATCGTAATATTAATTCATTAAAATATAACAATAAAAAAGAAAAAAAAAGCGATTTAGGTGGTACTATGAGATTAGGTGGTCAACCTTGTAAATTGAGCACAAATAGTTTATCTCGAAAACTATATAATAAAGATGTGATTATAGAAAGACACAGACATCGATATGAAGTTAATAATATTTTATTCAAAAAAATAGAAACAGCAGGATTAAAAGTAACAGGACGTTCAGAAAAAAATAATATTGTAGAAATTATAGAAATAACTAATCATCCATGGTTTCTAGCTTGTCAATTTCATCCAGAGTTTACTTCTACACCACATGATGGTCATCCGCTATTTATTGATTTTATAAAATCAGCAGGAAAAAATAAAAAAAGTTTAAAATAAATATATTAAGGTATTATAATATGTCTAAAATTATAAAAATTATAGCACGTGAAATTATAGATTCCCGAGGTAATCCTACTGTAGAATCTGAAGTATATTTAGAAGATGGTTCTATAGGATTATCTTCTTCTCCTTCTGGAGCTTCTACAGGTTCATTAGAAGCTATGGAATTAAGAGATAATGATCAGGATCGATTTACAGGGAAAGGAGTAAAAAAAGCAGTTTTATTAATCAATACTGAAATATCTATGGCACTAAAAAATAAAAATGCTCAAGATCAAAGTCAGATCGACTATACTATGATTGATTTAGATGGCACAAAAAATAAATCTAGAATAGGTGCAAATGCAATTTTATCTGTATCTTTAGCTGTTGCAAAAGCTGCTGCTTCATCTAAAAAAATACCTTTATATAAACATATTGCAGAACTAAACAACACACCAAATATATTTTCTATGCCTCTTCCTATGATTAATATTATTAATGGTGGAAAACATGCTAATAATAATATTGATATTCAAGAATTTATGATTCAACCTATTAGTGCACGAACAATCAAAGAAGCTATACGTATGGGATGTGAAATATTTCATGCTTTGGGTACGTTACTTAAAGAAAAAAACATGAGCACAACCGTAGGAGACGAAGGTGGATATGCTCCAAATTTAAAATCTAACGAAGAAGCTTTAGATATTATTCAAGAAGCGATATATCACACTAAATATACATTAGGAAAAGATATAAGATTAGCAATAGATTGCGCAGCTTCAGAATTGTATAATGAAAAAACAAAAAAATATGAATTAATAGGAGAAAATATTTCTTTTTCTTCAAAAGAATTTACTCATTATTTAGAAAAACTATCTCAAAAATATCCTATCGTTTCAATTGAAGATGGTCAAAATGAATCAGATTGGGAAGGATTTTTATATCAAACAAAAATATTAGGTCATAAAATACAATTAGTTGGCGATGATTTGTTTGTAACAAATCCTCATATTTTAAGAAAAGGAATTAAATCAGGTATTGCAAATTCCATATTAATTAAATTAAACCAAATTGGTACATTAACAGAAACTATAGAAACAATTAAAATAGCTAAAGAAGCACACTATAATGTAATTATTTCTCATCGTTCAGGTGAAACAGAAGATTGTTCTATAGCAGATTTATCTGTAGGAACATCAGCAGGTCAAATTAAAACTGGTTCTGTTAGTCGTTCTGATAGAACTGCAAAATATAATCAATTAATTAGAATTGAAGAAAAATTAGGTTCTAAAGAAGCTCCGTTTAATGGTTTAAAAGAAATTCCATTTGCATTGTAAATAAAAACATATTTCAAAGAACCAGGTATTTTAAAATATGCCTGTTTCTTAACATATTCAAAATGATTTAAATCATTTATTTTAAAAAACATATTTTTTTTTAATCAAAATAAATATTTTTAGTATATGATTTAAAAAAAAATAAAAATATTTTTAATTTTTTTTATATTTCATATATCTTATTTTTTATATAAAATTATTTTTTAAAAAAATACATATTAATAAAAGTTCTTTTCTATATAATGATCTATAATACAAAATACACTTTGTTTTATATTTTTTTGAATATATACAAAAAAATTACTTTCTTATAAAAGTGAAATAAAATAAAATTTTATTACATAATACAAAATAATAAAAATATTAAATCTAATTATTTATAATAGGTTAATATATAATATTAAAAATATTTTAAGAATATTCATTTAATGATTTATCATTGATCATCACTTGGTATAATATGATGTAAAACATTCGTTATTAAAGATAATATTTTTTATTAAAAAGTATCAAACATTTAATTGTTTCGCAATATTATGTTATATATTTTTAAATATTTTTTTGATACTATAATAGTTAGTTTTTAACTATTCATTATTTAATAATTAAATAAAATAAATTATATTTTGATATAATATAAAATATTTTTAATTTATTTTAATTAAAAATATTAATAATATTATTATACTAAAAAAGTATATACTTTTTTAGAAAATATATTATCATTTAATTTGGAAATATTATATTAAAACATAAT
The DNA window shown above is from Buchnera aphidicola (Macrosiphoniella sanborni) and carries:
- the eno gene encoding phosphopyruvate hydratase, which encodes MSKIIKIIAREIIDSRGNPTVESEVYLEDGSIGLSSSPSGASTGSLEAMELRDNDQDRFTGKGVKKAVLLINTEISMALKNKNAQDQSQIDYTMIDLDGTKNKSRIGANAILSVSLAVAKAAASSKKIPLYKHIAELNNTPNIFSMPLPMINIINGGKHANNNIDIQEFMIQPISARTIKEAIRMGCEIFHALGTLLKEKNMSTTVGDEGGYAPNLKSNEEALDIIQEAIYHTKYTLGKDIRLAIDCAASELYNEKTKKYELIGENISFSSKEFTHYLEKLSQKYPIVSIEDGQNESDWEGFLYQTKILGHKIQLVGDDLFVTNPHILRKGIKSGIANSILIKLNQIGTLTETIETIKIAKEAHYNVIISHRSGETEDCSIADLSVGTSAGQIKTGSVSRSDRTAKYNQLIRIEEKLGSKEAPFNGLKEIPFAL
- a CDS encoding CTP synthase codes for the protein MTKNYIFITGGVVSSLGKGIAAASLGAILKARNLNITIIKLDPYINIDPGTISPIQHGEVFVTEDGSETDLDLGHYERFIHTKMTYLNNFTTGGVYDQVLKKERRGDYLGATIQVIPHITNAIKERIILCSKHHQITLVEIGGTVGDIESLPFLEAIRQMAVDIGRKNIIYIHLTLVPYITTAGEIKTKPTQHSVKQLLSIGIQPDILICRSERIIPHNERKKIALFCNVPVNAVISLRDVSSIYKIPKLLKNQKLDDYICEYFQLNVPEANLKKWEQVIYAEKNYKKTIIIGIIGKYVKLPDAYKSVIEALKHAGFKNQIKVNITLISANEIECTNTKLLKNLNGILIPGGFGDRGIKGKLLSIKYARENNIPYFGICLGMQIAIIEFAQNVIGIKEANSTEFDPQCKYPVIDLIKNRNINSLKYNNKKEKKSDLGGTMRLGGQPCKLSTNSLSRKLYNKDVIIERHRHRYEVNNILFKKIETAGLKVTGRSEKNNIVEIIEITNHPWFLACQFHPEFTSTPHDGHPLFIDFIKSAGKNKKSLK
- the glnS gene encoding glutamine--tRNA ligase — translated: MNNKKYNNFICHIINQDFHKNKNLSFHTRFPPEPNGHLHIGHAKSICLNFELAYLYKGRCNLRFDDTNPSKENIKYVNSIKNDISWLGYKWHGNVRYSSEYFSILYQYAKELIYKGLAYVDHLTKEEIREYRGTLNTPGKNSPYRNRTIEENIQLFKKMKIGKYAEGEACLRAKIDMHSSFIVMRDPVLYRIISISHHQTQKNWCIYPTYDFAHCLSDSIEKITHSLCTLEFQDNKRLYNWILKNTNVSHHPKQYEFSRLNLEFSILSKRKLKILIDNNIIQGWDDPRIPTISGLRRKGYTPSSIKEFCQKIGITKQNNLIEYSLLEHCIRKELNQTAIRTMAILEPIKIFLYNLDQNHKEIFTVPNHPNNPNMGTHEVIFTNMIYIERSDFQEKYDKEYKRLRIGEEIRLRYAYIIKAEKIEKDEYNNIISIICYCDISTLGKRPKNKKNPAVIHWISTKNTLKAEFRLYNQLFNIKNPEQQKNFLSCINPLSLVKKNGFIEKTLEQKIQKYINNDRNQLFFQFERIGYFCLDYIDSKKSFLIFNRTVNLRDVWNRK